In Candidatus Eisenbacteria bacterium, the following are encoded in one genomic region:
- the topA gene encoding type I DNA topoisomerase: MKRKSSQKDTPKQPPRLTPKQTDKPTGEQREKDAPVRRTSRTQAAPQHAAPRKKTAGKQRPSGSHDDGKPQAGSRPLIIVESPTKARTIGKFLGTRFGIRASSGHIMDLPKAKLGVTIENNFEPEYVLLPNKSKALKEIKQAAERASEIYLAPDPDREGEAIAWHLQTYLGDTNSRTKRLVFYEVTKEALQEALDHPQQVDMKKVDAQQARRVLDRLVGYLVSPFLWTTLRYGLSAGRVQSVALRLICEREEEISAFVTREYWSLEAEVEGRTKEPFKARLITIDGKKIEIGDDKSAQSLAGELREQAFSVDSVREDEKKRNPFPPFTTSTLQQEASKRLRFSGKRTMSIAQELYEGIDLGPEGQVGLITYMRTDSIRSSAQSIEQVRNHVRTSVGDAYLPDSPRVYTSKSRTQGAHEAIRPTSVVRTPEQVARFLAEPQLSLYRLIWNRFVASQMAVARYHTTSADIKAGRFMLRASGTRMTFDGFTRIYKDVERAKDTKPELLPVLERGEALTLRKLDTLQHFTEPPPRYTEGTIVRVLDENGIGRPSTYATIIGTILARKYVASDAGRLRPTELGMVTCKLLVKAFPDIFNIEFTANMEDNLDLVEAGEKQWVEVVREFYEPFHLDLEKAEKTKSALKAELITDTGLTCKLCGKKMVKKFGRNGTFLACSGYPECKFTMPVETDSPQSVTDEKCDACGSPMTVREGRYGRFLSCSKYPECKATKPMTLGIDCPQEGCGGKLVEKRSRAGKVFYGCSKYPACKFASWDMPIKQECPECGYPTMVEKITKRKGRTLRCLGCKHELSG; the protein is encoded by the coding sequence CTCCCGTCCGGCGAACCTCACGCACCCAGGCCGCGCCGCAGCATGCCGCGCCACGGAAAAAGACCGCCGGCAAACAACGGCCTTCGGGCAGCCACGACGACGGCAAACCACAGGCAGGTTCCAGACCGCTCATAATAGTCGAATCGCCGACCAAGGCCAGGACCATAGGCAAGTTCCTCGGCACCAGGTTTGGCATACGCGCTTCCAGCGGGCACATAATGGACCTCCCCAAGGCGAAACTCGGAGTGACGATAGAGAACAATTTCGAGCCGGAGTACGTCCTTCTGCCAAACAAGTCCAAGGCGCTCAAGGAAATCAAGCAGGCCGCCGAAAGGGCGAGCGAGATATATCTTGCGCCGGACCCGGACAGAGAAGGAGAAGCGATAGCGTGGCACTTGCAGACGTATCTCGGCGACACCAACAGCAGGACAAAGAGACTCGTTTTCTACGAGGTCACGAAGGAAGCGTTGCAGGAAGCTCTCGATCACCCGCAGCAAGTCGACATGAAGAAGGTCGACGCTCAGCAGGCGCGACGCGTGCTAGACAGACTCGTCGGCTACCTGGTGAGCCCGTTCCTTTGGACGACCCTGCGCTACGGCCTGAGCGCCGGAAGGGTACAGTCCGTGGCACTGCGCTTGATTTGCGAGAGGGAGGAGGAGATCTCCGCTTTTGTGACGAGGGAATACTGGTCCCTGGAAGCAGAGGTCGAGGGGCGGACGAAGGAGCCTTTCAAAGCCAGGCTGATCACCATTGATGGAAAGAAAATCGAGATAGGCGACGACAAGAGCGCGCAGTCCCTGGCCGGCGAGCTCAGAGAGCAGGCCTTCTCGGTTGACAGCGTGAGAGAAGACGAAAAGAAGAGAAACCCGTTTCCTCCTTTCACGACCAGCACCTTGCAACAGGAGGCCTCGAAGAGGCTCAGATTTTCGGGCAAGAGGACGATGTCAATCGCTCAGGAGCTCTACGAGGGGATCGACCTGGGTCCCGAGGGACAAGTGGGGCTCATAACGTACATGCGAACGGATTCGATTCGTTCCTCGGCGCAGTCGATCGAGCAGGTCAGGAATCACGTAAGAACGTCGGTGGGCGACGCCTACTTGCCGGATTCCCCTCGAGTCTACACGAGCAAGAGTCGCACGCAGGGCGCCCACGAAGCGATAAGGCCTACTTCCGTGGTGCGAACCCCGGAGCAGGTTGCGAGGTTTCTTGCGGAGCCCCAACTTTCGCTCTACAGACTCATATGGAACCGTTTTGTGGCAAGCCAGATGGCCGTGGCGCGCTACCACACGACGTCCGCGGACATCAAGGCGGGCAGGTTCATGCTCAGGGCCTCGGGCACGCGGATGACGTTCGACGGGTTCACACGAATCTACAAGGACGTGGAGCGGGCCAAGGACACGAAGCCGGAGCTTCTTCCGGTCCTGGAGCGGGGCGAGGCACTGACCCTGAGGAAGCTCGACACTCTTCAGCACTTCACGGAACCTCCTCCGCGATACACCGAGGGAACAATCGTGAGGGTACTCGACGAAAACGGCATCGGACGACCCAGCACGTACGCCACGATTATCGGCACCATACTGGCGAGAAAGTACGTCGCCTCGGACGCCGGCAGGTTGAGACCCACCGAACTGGGCATGGTAACATGTAAGCTCTTGGTCAAAGCATTTCCGGACATCTTCAACATAGAGTTCACCGCCAACATGGAGGACAATCTTGACCTCGTTGAAGCAGGCGAGAAGCAATGGGTCGAGGTCGTGAGAGAATTCTACGAACCTTTCCATCTGGACCTCGAGAAGGCGGAGAAAACAAAGTCCGCCTTGAAGGCCGAATTGATCACCGACACGGGTCTCACATGTAAACTCTGCGGGAAGAAGATGGTGAAGAAGTTCGGCCGCAACGGCACCTTCCTCGCCTGCAGCGGCTACCCCGAATGCAAGTTCACCATGCCGGTCGAAACGGACTCGCCTCAATCCGTGACCGACGAGAAGTGCGACGCTTGCGGTTCTCCCATGACGGTGAGAGAAGGAAGATACGGGAGGTTTCTCTCCTGCTCCAAGTATCCCGAGTGCAAGGCCACGAAACCAATGACGCTCGGAATAGACTGCCCTCAAGAAGGGTGCGGCGGGAAGCTCGTGGAAAAGAGGTCGAGAGCGGGCAAGGTCTTCTATGGCTGCAGTAAGTACCCGGCCTGCAAATTCGCGTCGTGGGACATGCCGATTAAGCAAGAGTGCCCCGAGTGCGGTTATCCAACAATGGTGGAGAAGATCACGAAAAGAAAGGGTAGAACTCTGCGATGCCTCGGGTGCAAGCATGAGCTGTCAGGATGA
- the trmFO gene encoding methylenetetrahydrofolate--tRNA-(uracil(54)-C(5))-methyltransferase (FADH(2)-oxidizing) TrmFO: MSCQDEIRIIGGGLAGAEAAFQIARRGQRVALYEMRPARMTEAHKTSRLAELVCSNSLKSELLTTGSGLLKAELLSLGSVLLGIAQEVRVPAGTALAVDRLKFSERVEEALSREAGIRVVREEVCELEPAQLTIVASGPLTSKSLSEWIARFLGHDSLFFFDAISPIIDSETIDHERTFPASRYDKGSGPYLNCPFTEGEFDNFWEELVKARVADCRAFETGLFFEPCLPVEVVAGRGKMSLAFGALKPVGLVDPHTGRIPHAVVQLRPENVEKTAYGMVGFQTRLKIEEQKRVFRMIPGLERAEFLRYGSVHRNSFIDAPACLLPTLQTRRSPTMFFAGQLSGVEGYVPSIATGLLAGMNVARLAAGRDPVVPPPETAVGSLCRYIASAGVSPFQPMNFNFGLLPPLPRRVRTKLHRKEAAASRAMKAIEEWREITV, from the coding sequence ATGAGCTGTCAGGATGAGATTCGGATCATCGGTGGTGGTCTTGCGGGCGCGGAGGCGGCCTTTCAGATCGCGCGAAGGGGACAACGAGTAGCTCTTTACGAGATGCGACCGGCCAGGATGACCGAGGCTCACAAGACCTCTCGTCTGGCCGAACTCGTGTGCAGCAATTCGCTCAAGTCGGAGTTGTTGACGACGGGCTCGGGCCTTCTCAAGGCCGAGCTTCTTTCGCTGGGCTCCGTGCTGCTTGGGATAGCGCAGGAAGTGCGAGTGCCGGCAGGGACCGCCCTCGCCGTGGACAGACTTAAGTTCTCAGAGAGGGTGGAGGAAGCCCTTTCGAGAGAGGCCGGCATCCGGGTCGTGAGAGAAGAGGTGTGCGAGCTAGAGCCCGCCCAACTCACGATCGTAGCGAGCGGACCTCTCACCTCGAAGTCGCTGTCGGAGTGGATCGCCCGTTTTCTCGGGCACGACAGCCTTTTCTTCTTTGACGCAATCTCGCCGATCATCGATTCGGAAACGATCGACCACGAAAGGACGTTTCCGGCTTCGCGGTACGACAAGGGAAGCGGCCCATACTTGAACTGTCCTTTCACGGAGGGGGAGTTCGACAACTTCTGGGAAGAACTCGTCAAGGCGAGGGTGGCAGACTGCCGCGCTTTCGAAACGGGTCTCTTCTTTGAACCCTGTCTCCCCGTCGAAGTGGTGGCCGGAAGGGGAAAGATGAGCCTGGCCTTCGGCGCACTGAAACCGGTTGGACTGGTCGACCCGCACACGGGCAGAATCCCACACGCCGTGGTGCAGCTAAGACCTGAGAACGTTGAAAAGACCGCGTACGGAATGGTCGGATTTCAGACGAGACTCAAGATCGAAGAACAAAAGCGAGTCTTCAGAATGATTCCGGGGCTTGAACGCGCTGAGTTCTTAAGGTACGGCAGCGTTCACAGAAATTCATTCATAGATGCGCCGGCCTGCCTGCTGCCCACGCTCCAGACAAGAAGGAGCCCCACAATGTTCTTTGCAGGGCAGCTCTCTGGTGTCGAGGGCTACGTCCCGTCGATAGCCACCGGGTTACTGGCGGGGATGAACGTCGCGAGATTGGCGGCCGGGAGAGACCCCGTCGTCCCTCCACCTGAAACGGCCGTCGGCTCGCTGTGTAGATACATTGCGTCGGCAGGAGTGAGCCCCTTTCAACCCATGAACTTCAATTTCGGGCTTCTTCCGCCGCTTCCCAGACGAGTGCGAACGAAACTCCACCGGAAGGAGGCCGCGGCTTCGAGGGCGATGAAGGCAATCGAGGAATGGCGGGAAATCACTGTATGA
- a CDS encoding tyrosine recombinase: MKRPLESFVRYLRDQRAYSHNTVDCYARDILQFASFTKRLANSDVIVNDVRPEEVRAFLAQLAGIGLADSSIARKLASLKSFFKFLVREEAIASNPASSLKYPKKRRRLPAFLSVSEIERFFSFEADDFASSRDLAILELLYGSGIRVGELAALDLADMKLSGGLIRVRGKGKKERISPVGACAIRAIEGYLPFRRENLARVPKKGARARKDAEAVFLNQRGERLTVRSVQRMVGHRLGSAARERALSPHVLRHSFATHLLDAGADLRAVQELLGHASVATTQIYTHVSLRRLKEAYSKAHPRA; the protein is encoded by the coding sequence ATGAAACGGCCGCTGGAGAGTTTCGTGCGATACCTCAGAGATCAGAGGGCCTATTCTCACAACACGGTGGACTGCTACGCGAGAGACATACTTCAGTTCGCGAGCTTCACTAAACGGCTCGCCAATTCCGACGTCATCGTGAACGACGTGAGGCCCGAGGAGGTTCGCGCCTTTCTCGCCCAGCTCGCCGGGATCGGCCTCGCTGATTCCTCGATCGCGCGAAAGCTTGCGTCTCTGAAGTCGTTCTTCAAGTTCCTAGTGCGTGAGGAAGCAATCGCCTCCAATCCCGCGTCGAGTCTCAAGTACCCGAAGAAAAGGCGCAGGCTTCCCGCGTTTCTCAGCGTCTCGGAGATAGAGAGATTCTTTAGCTTCGAGGCCGACGATTTTGCTTCTTCACGGGATCTTGCTATACTTGAACTCTTGTACGGAAGCGGCATCAGAGTCGGAGAGCTCGCCGCGCTCGATCTGGCCGACATGAAGCTCTCGGGAGGACTGATACGCGTTCGGGGAAAGGGGAAGAAGGAGAGGATATCGCCCGTGGGGGCGTGCGCGATACGCGCAATCGAGGGGTATCTTCCTTTCCGAAGGGAAAACCTGGCGCGCGTTCCGAAGAAAGGCGCGCGTGCTCGGAAGGACGCGGAGGCCGTCTTTCTCAATCAGAGAGGAGAGCGGCTCACGGTCCGTAGCGTGCAGAGGATGGTCGGCCATCGCCTCGGTAGCGCGGCCAGAGAGAGAGCGCTCAGCCCTCACGTCCTGAGACACTCTTTTGCGACGCATCTCCTGGATGCCGGCGCAGACCTGCGAGCCGTTCAGGAGTTGCTCGGTCACGCCAGCGTGGCCACGACACAGATATATACTCATGTTTCCTTGAGGCGCCTCAAAGAAGCGTACAGCAAGGCGCACCCACGCGCGTGA
- the argF gene encoding ornithine carbamoyltransferase, with protein sequence MVEASRGSKRPVRSFLSIRDFTRSEIQQLFALSAKKKRELKEGKTSIDLAGRILALLFHKPSLRTRVSFEAGMHMLGGTTIYLTDQEIGVGHRESIGDVAKVLSRYVDGIMIRTFDHSLVVDLAREASIPVINGLTDLLHPCQVLADLFTAFEKGKDLDSMCVAFLGDGNNVCNSWLNASTRFHFSLRVCVPKGYEPSAEIMKVAQSEARGKIELLRNPVEAARGADVIYTDVWASMGQEKEAAKKKRDFSGFTVNDKVVSAAKPDCLVMHCLPAHRGEEITDEVIDGPRSVVFDEAENRLHVQKAILLKLLG encoded by the coding sequence ATGGTAGAGGCTTCGAGAGGCTCCAAGCGCCCGGTTCGCAGTTTTCTTTCCATAAGAGATTTTACGAGGAGCGAGATTCAGCAGCTCTTCGCCCTTTCCGCCAAGAAGAAGAGGGAACTCAAAGAGGGTAAGACCAGCATCGATCTCGCCGGAAGGATTCTGGCGCTTCTCTTTCACAAGCCGAGTCTCCGGACGCGAGTGAGCTTCGAGGCGGGCATGCACATGCTGGGTGGAACGACGATCTATCTCACGGATCAGGAGATCGGCGTCGGACACCGGGAATCCATAGGAGACGTGGCCAAGGTCCTCTCCCGCTACGTTGACGGCATAATGATAAGAACCTTCGACCATTCGCTCGTCGTGGACTTGGCCCGCGAGGCTTCGATTCCCGTGATAAACGGTCTTACCGACCTACTTCATCCCTGCCAGGTGCTTGCCGACCTCTTCACGGCGTTCGAGAAGGGGAAGGATCTCGATTCCATGTGCGTCGCCTTCTTAGGCGACGGCAACAACGTGTGCAACTCCTGGCTCAACGCCAGTACGAGATTCCACTTTTCGTTGCGCGTGTGCGTGCCGAAAGGCTACGAGCCGTCGGCCGAAATCATGAAAGTCGCTCAGAGCGAGGCTCGCGGCAAGATAGAGTTACTGCGGAACCCCGTCGAGGCGGCGCGCGGCGCCGACGTCATCTACACGGACGTGTGGGCAAGCATGGGCCAGGAGAAGGAGGCTGCGAAGAAGAAAAGGGATTTCTCAGGTTTCACGGTCAACGACAAGGTCGTCTCCGCCGCGAAGCCCGACTGCCTGGTGATGCATTGTCTCCCGGCTCACAGGGGGGAGGAAATCACCGATGAAGTGATAGACGGACCGCGTTCGGTCGTGTTCGACGAAGCCGAAAATCGTTTACACGTTCAGAAGGCAATTCTTCTGAAGCTCCTTGGGTAG
- a CDS encoding Ig-like domain-containing protein, which yields MRKVALFILLVTLCSLVAVCSCARRGMPPGGPVDLEPPRIVSMKPDSGEVNTRAVSEICMTFSEPMDKRTVRDAAVIRPGVRVAEAHWQKNTFCLLLTDSLTAARTYTVLLMSGGKDAHGNSIKAPYLWTFSTGDTLFGGSIRGKVLAKGLPAPGIPVWAFDSVRCPAPDFAIDEPDYVSQSGSDGTFELIGLPAGVYLLFGFKDKNTNRAYDVDVDFVSPAQFNAVITPEEPEFTGVEIRMLDPNEPGSIQGIVEHCFPESVSVVVHAVSTEDSLRVFIATAKPDGTFTIAKVNAGQYRVDCFADLNANRTYDPGVEPTCEEIHTVQVMPDEATKDVKLKMFCATPAEPEEKSADEKETVQ from the coding sequence GTGCGAAAAGTAGCTCTTTTCATCCTTCTTGTCACGTTGTGCTCGCTCGTGGCAGTGTGCTCGTGCGCTCGCAGAGGCATGCCGCCTGGCGGCCCGGTTGACCTGGAACCGCCGCGGATAGTCTCCATGAAACCGGACTCTGGAGAGGTGAATACTCGTGCCGTGTCGGAAATCTGCATGACTTTCAGCGAGCCCATGGACAAGAGAACCGTGCGCGATGCGGCGGTGATAAGACCCGGCGTCAGGGTGGCTGAAGCGCACTGGCAAAAGAACACGTTCTGTCTATTGCTGACGGATTCACTTACGGCGGCCAGGACTTACACGGTGCTGCTGATGAGCGGGGGCAAGGACGCCCACGGCAACAGCATTAAGGCGCCTTATCTCTGGACCTTCTCGACCGGCGACACACTGTTCGGAGGTTCGATCCGGGGCAAGGTTCTGGCGAAGGGGCTTCCTGCGCCGGGCATCCCGGTGTGGGCGTTTGATTCAGTGAGGTGCCCCGCCCCCGACTTCGCCATTGACGAACCCGACTACGTATCACAGAGCGGAAGCGATGGCACGTTCGAGCTGATCGGCCTGCCCGCAGGAGTCTACTTGCTCTTCGGATTCAAAGACAAGAACACCAACAGAGCCTACGATGTCGACGTCGATTTTGTCAGCCCTGCACAGTTCAATGCCGTGATTACTCCGGAGGAGCCTGAGTTCACGGGTGTTGAGATTCGTATGCTGGACCCCAACGAACCCGGAAGCATACAGGGCATCGTGGAACACTGTTTTCCTGAGAGCGTTTCGGTGGTGGTGCACGCCGTGTCGACGGAAGACTCACTCAGAGTTTTCATCGCCACCGCTAAGCCGGACGGCACCTTCACCATCGCCAAGGTCAACGCGGGACAGTACCGCGTTGACTGTTTTGCAGATCTGAACGCGAATCGAACGTACGATCCCGGGGTGGAACCGACGTGCGAGGAGATACACACGGTTCAGGTAATGCCTGATGAAGCAACCAAAGACGTGAAGCTCAAGATGTTTTGCGCAACGCCCGCGGAGCCAGAGGAGAAGAGTGCAGACGAAAAGGAAACGGTGCAATAA
- the dapF gene encoding diaminopimelate epimerase translates to MQTKRKRCNKSPRTRDGRRRRDGAIHFYKVSGAGNHFVLLDVREKRLPMPKRALVKALCLQGHSVGADGVLFIERSSAAEFRLRYHNADGGEAPMCGNGARCAAAYAFQNGARGAKVVFETPRGLIEAMATRGGVELNMGPPRGLKEGLVVRTSTGRFEGSFLNTGVPHFVTVVEDLQEFDVQSSGRELRFHKSFGRGGANVDFVEIDRRGSVLLRTYERGVEAETLACGTGAIAAAVCLAAKGLVKPPVKVLTWGGDMLVVRFAERSNPLSAALLEGPAQVVYEGEIALSVLRSVAGRF, encoded by the coding sequence GTGCAGACGAAAAGGAAACGGTGCAATAAGAGTCCAAGGACGCGCGACGGCCGGAGACGTCGCGACGGCGCCATACACTTCTACAAAGTATCCGGTGCGGGCAACCACTTCGTCCTCCTTGACGTGAGGGAGAAGCGGCTCCCCATGCCGAAGCGAGCCCTGGTGAAGGCTCTCTGCCTGCAGGGGCACTCCGTGGGCGCGGACGGAGTCCTGTTCATCGAGAGGAGCTCCGCTGCCGAATTCAGGCTGCGCTACCACAACGCAGACGGGGGCGAAGCTCCAATGTGTGGGAATGGCGCTCGCTGTGCGGCCGCTTACGCGTTCCAGAACGGCGCAAGAGGAGCGAAGGTGGTGTTCGAGACGCCTCGCGGCCTCATTGAGGCTATGGCCACCCGCGGGGGCGTAGAGCTCAACATGGGACCTCCTCGAGGGCTCAAAGAGGGACTGGTGGTTCGGACGAGTACCGGCAGGTTCGAGGGCAGCTTTCTGAACACGGGCGTGCCCCATTTTGTGACTGTGGTAGAAGACCTTCAGGAGTTCGACGTCCAGTCGTCGGGTCGAGAATTGAGGTTTCACAAGAGTTTCGGCAGGGGCGGAGCCAACGTTGACTTTGTTGAGATTGACCGGCGCGGCTCAGTACTACTCCGAACCTACGAAAGAGGCGTCGAGGCCGAGACGCTGGCCTGTGGCACGGGCGCCATCGCTGCGGCGGTGTGCCTGGCCGCCAAAGGACTCGTCAAGCCTCCGGTCAAAGTGCTGACCTGGGGAGGAGACATGCTCGTGGTCAGGTTTGCGGAGCGTTCTAATCCGCTGTCAGCGGCATTGTTAGAGGGGCCGGCTCAAGTAGTGTATGAAGGAGAAATCGCCCTTTCCGTTTTGAGGAGTGTCGCAGGACGGTTTTGA
- the dapA gene encoding 4-hydroxy-tetrahydrodipicolinate synthase, with product MFRGLFVAMVTPFRGGKVDYATLKTLTDTLVRAGCDGLVPCGCTGEAATLSPDERRQVTKVVIDAAEKRCVVVAGTGTNSTSDSIKYSKAAEELGADGVMLITPYYNKPGPEGQYQHFKAVADAVGIPVVLYNVPGRTGVNMLPETVWRLSDVENIVAIKEASGSLDQVSQILSRCNITVLCGDDSLTLPMLSLGASGVVSVAGNVVPELTKEMLDRFFKNDIEGSRRIHFELLPIFRALFLETNPAPVKKACELLGMCSGELRLPLVPVKKETEEALRRVLGALGKL from the coding sequence ATGTTTAGAGGACTTTTCGTTGCGATGGTGACGCCTTTCCGCGGCGGCAAGGTGGATTACGCTACGCTCAAGACTCTCACCGACACGCTTGTGCGCGCAGGTTGCGACGGACTCGTGCCGTGCGGGTGCACGGGGGAGGCCGCCACGCTGAGCCCTGACGAAAGACGTCAGGTGACGAAAGTGGTGATTGACGCGGCCGAGAAGAGATGCGTCGTCGTTGCCGGTACGGGCACGAATAGTACCTCTGATTCCATAAAGTACAGCAAAGCGGCCGAGGAGTTGGGCGCCGATGGAGTAATGCTCATAACTCCTTACTACAACAAGCCCGGCCCTGAGGGGCAGTACCAGCATTTCAAGGCGGTCGCAGACGCGGTCGGCATCCCGGTCGTTCTCTACAACGTCCCCGGCAGAACGGGCGTCAACATGCTTCCGGAGACCGTCTGGAGGCTCTCAGACGTCGAGAACATCGTGGCCATCAAGGAAGCGAGCGGTTCACTCGACCAGGTGAGTCAGATTCTTAGCAGGTGCAACATCACCGTGCTCTGCGGCGACGACTCTCTCACGCTTCCGATGCTTTCGCTCGGGGCGTCCGGAGTGGTTTCAGTGGCGGGGAACGTTGTGCCCGAGCTCACGAAGGAGATGTTGGACAGATTCTTCAAGAATGATATCGAAGGCTCGCGACGGATACACTTCGAGCTACTGCCGATCTTTAGGGCGCTTTTCCTGGAGACGAACCCCGCGCCCGTGAAGAAGGCGTGCGAGCTCCTGGGTATGTGCTCCGGTGAACTGAGGCTTCCTCTCGTTCCGGTCAAGAAGGAAACTGAAGAGGCGTTGAGGAGAGTGCTCGGAGCCTTAGGGAAACTCTAG
- the dapB gene encoding 4-hydroxy-tetrahydrodipicolinate reductase, which produces MKRKILVAGICGRMGGRVAELVAQDPELDLVGGVELAGHPRAGAILSVGETEVRVARGFADNVPQAELLADFTSPEGTVSAVEFCLQRSMALVAGTTGQSEANVKMMKDASKRIPLLFSPNMSVGVTLLTKVLPGIVRALEGKCEIEIVEKHHRAKKDSPSGTALKLAQAIVEASRQGAVGSREDGAASREGERFQIRYGRDQGVSERQRNEIFVHSIRAGDIVGEHTVLLALKGERIEIKHVAESRDCFAHGTLAAIKFLLGKKAGWYTMEDVIDLQEV; this is translated from the coding sequence GTGAAGCGGAAAATTCTGGTTGCGGGCATATGCGGGCGCATGGGTGGAAGGGTCGCGGAGCTCGTGGCACAAGATCCAGAGCTTGACCTCGTGGGCGGCGTGGAGCTGGCCGGCCACCCGCGCGCGGGCGCCATACTTTCCGTGGGCGAGACCGAGGTGAGAGTGGCACGAGGTTTTGCCGACAACGTACCGCAGGCCGAGCTCCTTGCGGACTTCACAAGCCCCGAGGGCACAGTTTCGGCGGTCGAGTTTTGCTTGCAGAGAAGCATGGCCCTGGTCGCAGGAACGACCGGGCAGAGCGAAGCCAACGTCAAGATGATGAAAGACGCGTCCAAGAGGATACCGCTACTTTTCTCACCGAACATGAGCGTCGGTGTCACGTTACTCACAAAGGTACTTCCGGGAATCGTGCGTGCCCTGGAAGGGAAGTGCGAAATAGAAATCGTCGAGAAGCACCATCGCGCCAAGAAAGATTCCCCGAGCGGGACTGCGCTCAAGCTCGCCCAGGCGATCGTCGAAGCGTCACGTCAGGGAGCCGTCGGGTCGCGTGAAGATGGCGCCGCCTCGCGTGAGGGAGAGAGATTTCAGATAAGGTACGGCAGGGATCAGGGTGTTTCAGAGAGGCAGAGAAATGAGATATTCGTCCATTCCATCAGGGCCGGGGACATAGTCGGTGAACACACGGTGTTGTTGGCGTTGAAGGGCGAAAGAATAGAAATCAAGCACGTGGCGGAGTCCAGGGACTGCTTTGCTCACGGAACGCTCGCAGCCATCAAGTTCCTTCTGGGAAAGAAAGCCGGATGGTACACGATGGAGGACGTAATAGACCTGCAGGAAGTCTAG